AATATTAGAATATGACTCTTCAAAAATAGAAATAACCCTTCAAAATCCGCTCTCTATCAAACATAATATCCCTCTATTATTTACAAATATAAGCGATAGATTCGCAAATACAAAAGATTCCATTACCTCATTTATAGATAATTCCACCATTCAAATTGCAGATGCTTTTTTTCATTCGGACAGCACAGTAGTAGTAAAATTTTCAAAACTTTTTCTACGCGATTCTATAAAGAGTTCTCTTATTTTGTCTCTCAATGATTCTTTTCAAATACTCTCAACCAATATTTTTTCAGCAGAAGCAATACTTTTTACCTATAATAAAAAATGTATCAATGGGACTACGTATCCTTTTGTGATACAAAATATATGGGGAGAAGATGGTATAAAACAACAAAAAATGGACACCATCAATCTTTTGTATAACTCTCGTATCAAGTTTATAAAAATAGAAAAAAATGATATTCTCCAAATACAATTTACTAACCCTCTTTCGTACAAAAATCTCAAAAAAACATACTTCAAACTTTTTCCACAAAATATTTCTCCACAGCACTATACTCTCCACGAAAAAGATTCTTCTCTTGTACGATTATTTTTTACCGATCATTTTTTAGAAAATATACCCCTCTTTTTGCAATTAGATTCCCTCTCTGATAGATGGAATAGGAAAATTCCGAATCAAAGAATACGATTTTTGAGAGATACCCAATCCCCTTATTTGTCGAATGTAAAACCCATCAATCAACAAGAATTAGTGATAACATTTAATGAAGAGGTATCTTTCTATTCCGCATCCTCATTGAATAATTATATTGTGTCACAGCAAGGGTTTCCAAAAACTATTTCTCCATTAAATGCTCGGGAATACAAACTTTTTTTTGACCCTCCTTATAGTCATAATACTCCTTACACACTCATTGTAAAAAATATATCGGATATATCAGGCAATATTCTCTTGATAGATAGTGCTTCTTTTATTTTTTCTACGGGCAATGCACCGAAAAAAGGAGATATTTTTATCACAGAAATAATGTTTGACCCCTCTCCTCCTATCGGCTTACCCGATGCTGAGTATTTGGAAATATATAACCGTTCCTCGCAGACAATATCTTTGCATAACTGCACTTTACAAATAAATAATACGAATATTTCACTTCCTTTCGTGGATATGCTCCCTCAAGAATATTGTATAGTAGCAGCCACAAACTATACTTCCCTTTTACAACAGTATGGAAAAATACTCGGAGTGCCTTCTTTTTCTCTTTCCAATGCAGGAGGGACTATAACTCTTAAAAAACAAGATACCATTATGGATAGGGTTATGTATTCTCCGGCTTCATTACCAAAAGAAAATCAAGACGGAGGGTATTCTTTAGAAATTCAAGAAATAGGAAATGAATGTTTGGGAAGCAAGAACTGGACAGCCAGTAGAAGTATAACAGGAGGTACTCCCGGAAAACAAAATTCTGTAAATGATTCATTTCTTGATAGTATACCTCCAACAATAAAACGGATAGAAGTAATAAACGATTCTTCCATTCTCATATTTATATCCGAAATAATCAGATGGGATAAAAATAGTTCCCCTATTTTAAAACCATCCATACCTATACAATACGCTACCCCTTCGGGATTTACGGATAGTTTTAGAATCATTTTTTCTGAGAAAATAAAAAAACAAACCCAATACCTGCTTTCTCTATCAGAAATATATGACTGCAAAAATAATATGGGGAGAAATATACAAACTTATTTCTTCCTACCCGAAAGAGGAGATAAAGACGATGTCATCATCAATGAAATTCTATTCAATCCAAATGTAAATGGAGTGGACTTTGTAGAATTAAAAAATATATCTGAAAAATATATTAACCTCGCAGGATGGAAAATAGGTAACCAAGAAGGGGAAAGAAGCGCAAATTTTCGCAGTGTATCGGACAGTAGTTTTATTTTAGAGCCAAATTCTTTTGTCACTTTTACCAATGCACCTGAAGTATTACAAATGCAATATCCGTTAGGAAAAGAAAATACTTTTTTGAAAGTCACATTACCATCTTACAATGATGATAAAGGAGGAGTATTTATAAAAAATGCAGAAAATATCACCGTAGATTCTTTGTATTACGATGAAAAAATGCACTCGACTCTCTTAAAAGAAACAGAAGGGGTTTCTTTGGAACGTATTTTTGCTCATACTTCAACAAATGAACGTCTTAATTGGAGCTCTGCAACAGAATCCGTAGGATTTGCTACACCGGGGTACGATAATTCTCGAAATGGTGTATTACACATTCCCGAAAAAATGATAGAAATAGAGCCAAAAGCATTTGTTCCTTGTGCTGGATGCCTCACTAACTCTACCACTATTACCTTTCACCATTCTCTTCAAAATAGTAAGGTGTATGCTTTTATTTATAATGTTGATGGAATAAAAATAAAAACTTTGAGCAATGGTTCTTATCTTTCCGCATCCAGTTTTTTTACTTGGGATGGGACGGATGAATCTAACCTTCGTGTTCCTGTTGGGTTATACATTCTCTATTGTGAATTTTTTGATGTATATGGAAAGCAAGTAGTTGTAAAAGAAACTATTGCAATAGGATTTTAATGTATGGATTTTTTACTTTATATTTTTATGATAGAAAAAATTATTATTTTTGTGCTTTTTTGTCTTGCTTTGTGGTATCTCTGTGGAAAGATACATAAGCAGTTTCAAAAAAAAGATGGATGCTCCAATGGATGTGGATGTTCCAAAAAATAAATTATGAATTATTTTATAGAAAGCTGTTTCTAATTATAGTTATATATTTATTTGATAGGGAGTTATTATAAATCCAAAAGGGAGCGTTGATGAAATGTTCTTTTTTTATGTATGTTTGGTTTGAAGGGTAAATTCTTGGATACTTTGCTCTATAATATCACAGGCGTGGTCTATTTGTGCTTCTGTAATGGTGAGGGGGGGAGCAAATCGTATGGTATTGCCAAGTATATGCTTTTTTATGTATATAAGAAGAGAATAAAATTAAGAACCGTTAATTGTTTTATCTATTAATTCTAAATATTTAAATTGCTCAATTTTAGATTTTAAAGCTGTAGTAGGATTCCCACTTTTAATTATAGTTACAATATACTTTTTTACCTCTTCGTTATAATAAATAATGTTAAATTCGTATTCAAATAATTTTAAATCTTCTTTGGTGATTATTTTATGCTCAAATGTTATCCCTAATTTAATGAGATTTTCTAATAGTTTATCTAAATTTTTTTCTTTGTCACTCCCTCCTAAATCTTTTTGCAAGTCAAAAGTAAATGTATTGTATTGCAATTCATAAAATAAATTATTTAAATCATCACTTAAACGCCAATAATCAAAAATTTCAATTAAATTTTTTTTGTGTTCTGATTTTATGTATCGGTTATATTGAAAAACTTGAAATACACCAAAAAAAACACCAATAATAACTGCAAGATTTGCAAGTAAACTTACCCATTCAGTAATTTTTAATGATAAAATATATTCTATTAAAAAAATTGACATATTAAAAAGATTATAGGAGATAATTTTTTAATTTTTTACCACTATAACCGAGTACCTCTTACTAGGACTACTAGGACCAGGACCCCAACAATACGATTTAGTTTTTAATTTTTTGTTCATAATACAATGTAATAGTTAAAATGAGAGTTCTTTTCAGAACAGGAATAATGGAATTTTTATACTATAATTATTTTTGTAAAACACCAAGATAGTTTTTTTTCAAAAAATAAAATTTTATCTAAAAATAATTCCATAAAAGAAGGATTTTATGAGAATAAATACAATAAAATGAATATATGTTTTTTTATAGTTCTATGACTTGTTTTTTAAGGCATTTGATTCTGCTGTAAATTCTTGGATACTTTGCTCTATAATATCACAGGCGTGGTCTATTTGTGCTTCTGTAATGGTGAGGGGGGGAGCAAATCTTATAATATTTCCATGAGTGGGCTTTGCTAATAATCCGTTATTTTTAAAAATGATACAGATATCCCATGCTGTGGTGCTTTCGGGAGAATCATTTATAACTATAGCATTTAAAAGTCCTTTCCCACGTACTATTGAGATGATGGGGTATTTTGGTAGCATTGTTTGGATTCTGTTTCGGAAGAGGAGTCCCATTTTGCGAGCATTGAGCATCAGTTTTTCTTTTAAAAGGACTTCTAAGGCGGTCATAGCGACTTTGGAAGCGATTGGATTTCCTCCAAAAGTAGATCCATGGGTTCCTGGTGTTAGAACGTTCATTACTTCTGCATCGGACAAAATAGCAGAAATGGGATATGTTCCGCCTGATAGCGCTTTTCCTAATAAAAGAATATCGGGTTTTGTATATGTTTGTTTATTTCTTTCGCATGTATTTTGACAATTACAGTTTCCACAAACTCCTAACCAAGTTCCGGTCCTTCCTAGTCCTGTTTGAATCTCATCAGCTATCAAGAGGACGTTATTTTTTTTACAGAGTTTTTTTGCTTCGGATATAAAGTTATCTGATGGTACTATAACTCCTGCTTCTCCTTGTATGGGCTCTACTAAAAAACCCGCTACTTTTTTATTTTGCAGGGCTTCTTCTAAAGAATGTAAGTCATTATACGGTATTTCTAAAAATCCTTGTGGGAAAGGACCGAAGTTTTTTTTAGCAAGGGGGTCTGAGCTAAAAGAAACTATAGTAGTGGTTCTTCCGTGGAAGTTTTGTTTGCAAACTATGATGAGTGCTTCGTTTTGAGGGATTCCTTTTTTTTCATATCCCCATTTTCTACAGAGTTTAATGGCAGATTCTACTGCTTCTGCTCCTGAATTCATAGGGAGCATTTTTTCAAATCCGAAGAGAGTGCAGATATATTCTGCATATATCCCTAGTACACTATTATGAAAAGCCCGGGAGGTGATAGATAATTTGAGTGCTTGTTTGGTAAGAGCATCTATAATTTCAGGATGATTATGTCCTTGATTTACACAAGAATAAGCAGATAAAAAATCATAATATTTTTTTCCTTCTACATCCCAAACAAAAACGCCACTCCCGTATTCTAATACTACAGGAATGGGATGGTAATTACTTGCTCCGTATTTTTCTTCTAATGCAATGAGTTCTTGAGTTCCTAATAATTTTTCCATCTTTGTAAAGTATGTTTATTGTTGAGGTTTGTTAATTTTTAATATTTCTTGAACTATAAGTTTTTTAAGATTATTGGTGTTGTCTTTTGTATATGCGGATATAAAAATATATGGTGAGTTTTTTCTATTAGAAAAGAATGCGTGTGCCCTTTCAAAATAAGAGACGTTATCATTTTCTATATGTGTTTGTTGGATTTTATCTGATTTATTAAAAACAGTAATGATAGTTTTATTTCCTGCATTTATTTCTTGCAAAGTATCTTCTACTACTTTTATTTGTTCTTCAAAATGAGGATGAGATAGGTCTACTATATGGAGTAAAATATCTGATTCTCTGATTTCATCTAAGGTAGATTGAAATGCTTCTATAAGTTTTGTAGGGAGTTTTCTGATAAAGCCGACGGTATCGGATAATAAAAAATAATGTCCATCAATAAATACTTTTCTGACGGTAGAATCTACGGTTGCAAAGAGTTTATTTTCTGCTAAGACATTTGCTTTTGTAAAAAAGTTCATAATAGTGGATTTACCAACATTAGTATATCCGACAAGGGATATTCTTACAAATGTTTCTCTATCTTTTCTGCGAATGACACCTTGTTGTTTTATTTTTTCTAATTGTTTTGTGAGTACATCTATTTTGGTTTTAATAGATCTTCTATCGGTTTCTATTTCTTTTTCCCCTGCTCCTCCTCTGGATCCAGTTCCTCCTCTTTGTCTTTCTAAGTGGGTCCACATGTGGGTGAGTCGTGGTAGTAGATATTGGTATCTTGCTAATTCTACTTGGGTTCGGGCTTGCGATGTTTTTGCTCTTCTCAAGAATATATCTAATATCAAAAGAGTTCTATCGTATATTTTTATTTTTAAATGATTTTCTAAATTTCGTAATTGAGAGGGGGAAAGTTCATCGTCAAAAATAATAATTTGTATATCATTATTTTTAATGTAGAGATGGATATCTTCTAATTTTCCTTTACCGACAAAGGTTTTTACATCGGGTTTTTCTAATCGTTGAAAGAACTTTTCTTTGACTATCAGTTCTAATGTTTCACTCAAAAAATGAAGCTCATCTAAGTATTCACGAGCTTTTTCTAATGGTTGGTCTTTATGTATTAAAGCTACTAAAACCGCTTTTTCGGGAGGATTTTGTGTTGGTATAAGTTGTTTCATATTTTGATTGTTATGAATGGAATTGAGTTTTATGAGAGTTTTTTTTGTTTTTTAAAAAATAGTGGCTATATGTATCATATCTTCTGATACATTATAGAATTGTTCATGGCAATTGAAAATGGGTTGTCCGTGCTTTGGGGCTAATGCTTGATATGTTCCATCGGATTTGAGTTCGTAGGAGTTGAAATTATCTTGAAAATTATAGTGTAGGATACTTATGCACTGTTTTTTTATATAATCATCTGTGATGCAAAAAAGGGATTCAATGCGTTTATCAAAAGACCGAACCATTATATCGGCACTTCCGCCGTATATTTTAGGGTTTCCATTATTGTGAAAGTAATAAATTCGTGCGTGTTCTAAATATTCTCCTACTATTGATTTTACGGATATATTTTCACTTAATCCGGGTATGCCTGGCTTTATACAACACACTCCTCGGACAATAAGTTTAATAGGTACTCCTGCTTGTGATGCTCTATAGAGTGCATCTATAGATTCTTTGTCTTGGAGAGAATTTATTTTAATAGCTATACCTGATGGGAGTTTATTTTTTGCGTTCTCTGTTTCTTTTTCTATCAATGTTATAATCTCCTTACGCATGTGGGAAGGGGCAGTTATGATATTTTTATACTCGGGGAAAGAGTGTCCCGTAATAGCAATAAAAAAATGAGTGATGTCAGTAGTATATTCTTCTGCGGAAGTTAAAAGTCCTATGTCAGTATATTGGTTTGAAGTGCTTTCATTATAATTTCCGCTGGCGAGATGGACATATTTTTTGATTTTATTGTTTTCTTCTTTAATAATTAAAAGGAGTTTTGTATGTGTTTTTTGAGAGCCGATGCCCCGTATTACATAGCAACCGCTTTTTTCTAGTGTATCAGCTGCTTGCATATTACTTTCTTCATCGAAACGTGCTTTTATTTCAAAGAGTACTGTAACATCTTTTCCATTAGTTTTTGCTCTCTTGAGAGCTTCTATAATACGACTGTTTTTTGATAATCTGTAAATCGTTATTTTAATATGTGTGACATAGGTATCTTCGGCTGCTGTTTCTAAGAGGTGTAAAACAGCTTCAAAAGAATCATAAGGATGGTGCAAGAGATAACTTTTTTTCTCTAATAGATGAAATATGTCCTCATTTTTATCGATCAAATCGGTAAGTTTGTTGGGAGTATTTTGTTTATTTGGAGAAGTATTTGCCTTAGAATGTTCTGATAATTGAGGATGTTTAGATATTTCCCAAAGACATTGGTAATCAAGAAGAGAGTGTGATGGGGAGTAAATAATAGTATCATCGTCTAAAGAAAGTTCTTTTTGAAGGGCCTTTAAAACAAGTTTTTCTGCATGTTCTATTGTTTGAATTCGGACTACTCTGCCGCTGCTTCTTTTTTTTATTCTTCTTCTCATCTCATCTACAAAGTTTTGATCTGAATCTTCTAAATCCTCAATTGGAAAATCCCCATTTCTTGTGATTCTACAAAGTGTTTGTGATATGATTTCTACGTTTCTAAATAAACTTCCCATACATTCTTTAATGA
Above is a genomic segment from Chitinophagaceae bacterium containing:
- the rocD gene encoding ornithine--oxo-acid transaminase — its product is MEKLLGTQELIALEEKYGASNYHPIPVVLEYGSGVFVWDVEGKKYYDFLSAYSCVNQGHNHPEIIDALTKQALKLSITSRAFHNSVLGIYAEYICTLFGFEKMLPMNSGAEAVESAIKLCRKWGYEKKGIPQNEALIIVCKQNFHGRTTTIVSFSSDPLAKKNFGPFPQGFLEIPYNDLHSLEEALQNKKVAGFLVEPIQGEAGVIVPSDNFISEAKKLCKKNNVLLIADEIQTGLGRTGTWLGVCGNCNCQNTCERNKQTYTKPDILLLGKALSGGTYPISAILSDAEVMNVLTPGTHGSTFGGNPIASKVAMTALEVLLKEKLMLNARKMGLLFRNRIQTMLPKYPIISIVRGKGLLNAIVINDSPESTTAWDICIIFKNNGLLAKPTHGNIIRFAPPLTITEAQIDHACDIIEQSIQEFTAESNALKNKS
- the hflX gene encoding GTPase HflX, translated to MKQLIPTQNPPEKAVLVALIHKDQPLEKAREYLDELHFLSETLELIVKEKFFQRLEKPDVKTFVGKGKLEDIHLYIKNNDIQIIIFDDELSPSQLRNLENHLKIKIYDRTLLILDIFLRRAKTSQARTQVELARYQYLLPRLTHMWTHLERQRGGTGSRGGAGEKEIETDRRSIKTKIDVLTKQLEKIKQQGVIRRKDRETFVRISLVGYTNVGKSTIMNFFTKANVLAENKLFATVDSTVRKVFIDGHYFLLSDTVGFIRKLPTKLIEAFQSTLDEIRESDILLHIVDLSHPHFEEQIKVVEDTLQEINAGNKTIITVFNKSDKIQQTHIENDNVSYFERAHAFFSNRKNSPYIFISAYTKDNTNNLKKLIVQEILKINKPQQ
- the ppk1 gene encoding polyphosphate kinase 1, which produces MNAIENIINASQYISRDLSWIKFNSRVLDQVYKKGRTLSEQLKFLAISSTNADEFFMIRVGSLYNYIDNNQEKKEYSGLNTSDFKKKLYSDYKEFAHKQDICYLNHILPQLHKHYIKISLLTDLPESYRNTIKEEYENMIPSFLTPARYDKFHPLIEISNKILTYGIVSQDKEKKKVVSFVQMPLNINKGKRFAEVHIKNTIHFIPIENIIKECMGSLFRNVEIISQTLCRITRNGDFPIEDLEDSDQNFVDEMRRRIKKRSSGRVVRIQTIEHAEKLVLKALQKELSLDDDTIIYSPSHSLLDYQCLWEISKHPQLSEHSKANTSPNKQNTPNKLTDLIDKNEDIFHLLEKKSYLLHHPYDSFEAVLHLLETAAEDTYVTHIKITIYRLSKNSRIIEALKRAKTNGKDVTVLFEIKARFDEESNMQAADTLEKSGCYVIRGIGSQKTHTKLLLIIKEENNKIKKYVHLASGNYNESTSNQYTDIGLLTSAEEYTTDITHFFIAITGHSFPEYKNIITAPSHMRKEIITLIEKETENAKNKLPSGIAIKINSLQDKESIDALYRASQAGVPIKLIVRGVCCIKPGIPGLSENISVKSIVGEYLEHARIYYFHNNGNPKIYGGSADIMVRSFDKRIESLFCITDDYIKKQCISILHYNFQDNFNSYELKSDGTYQALAPKHGQPIFNCHEQFYNVSEDMIHIATIF